The Gymnodinialimonas sp. 57CJ19 genome includes a window with the following:
- a CDS encoding L,D-transpeptidase family protein, with translation MLKFAKLSLLSLALAGTPMVSVMLSPSQAEAQAFSALRQAIAEASSTEEQLAAFYRERDFQPIWTTADAADRRNALFSALADAHNHGLPTQRYDTTDLVAAFESATNPYDMGRADVQASLLFLQYARDINSGFLEPGDIVGDIVHTLPRRDPLELFTEFAASNPYEYIATLPPQHPEYTRLQRAKLRLEALIDDGGYGPTVQAGSLAPGATGTSVVQLRNRLMAMGYLDRSATATYDVRLQQAVLEFQVDNGITADGIAGGDTIRAVNRSASEHLSEVILAMERQRWLNFERGPRHVFVNLPDFHTRVIDDGEVTFITRSVIGSRDSDRRTPEFSDTMEHMVINPSWYVPRSIARGYIPSILAGGANHLELMANGRPVSRANVDWSRVSAGNFPFDLRQPPGPRNALGLVKFMFPNRWNIYLHDSPDQHLMTHEVRAYSAGCVRLDDPYELAYHLLAAQEEDSRTFFDTILQSRRETQVNLETPIPVHIVYWTSWVDTEGRLNFRNDIYGRNAQLRQAIQNLGVEIRGVNS, from the coding sequence ATGTTGAAATTCGCGAAACTTTCGCTTTTGTCGCTGGCTTTGGCCGGGACGCCGATGGTGTCGGTCATGCTGTCCCCAAGCCAAGCCGAAGCGCAGGCGTTCTCAGCCCTTCGCCAAGCAATCGCAGAGGCGTCATCCACGGAAGAGCAGCTTGCCGCCTTCTACCGGGAGCGTGACTTCCAGCCGATCTGGACGACCGCCGACGCCGCCGACCGTCGTAATGCGCTGTTTAGCGCGCTGGCAGACGCCCACAACCACGGTTTGCCGACGCAGCGCTATGACACGACCGATCTTGTAGCTGCCTTCGAAAGCGCAACGAATCCCTACGATATGGGCCGCGCGGACGTTCAGGCTTCACTTTTGTTCTTGCAGTACGCCCGCGACATCAACTCGGGTTTCCTGGAGCCGGGCGACATTGTGGGGGATATCGTTCACACCCTGCCGCGCCGCGATCCGCTTGAGCTTTTCACCGAGTTCGCCGCGTCAAACCCGTATGAATACATCGCGACGCTGCCGCCGCAGCACCCGGAATATACGCGATTGCAGCGTGCCAAGCTGCGGCTTGAGGCGCTGATTGACGATGGCGGCTATGGCCCCACGGTTCAGGCGGGTTCCCTCGCGCCGGGGGCCACGGGCACTTCGGTCGTGCAGCTGCGCAACCGCCTGATGGCGATGGGCTATCTGGATCGCTCGGCCACTGCGACTTACGACGTGCGCTTGCAGCAGGCCGTGCTGGAGTTTCAGGTTGATAACGGGATCACGGCCGACGGCATCGCCGGGGGCGACACGATCCGTGCTGTTAATCGCTCCGCGTCCGAGCATTTGTCCGAGGTCATCCTCGCGATGGAGCGTCAGCGTTGGCTGAATTTCGAGCGCGGCCCGCGCCACGTCTTCGTCAACCTGCCGGATTTCCACACCCGCGTGATTGATGACGGGGAAGTGACCTTTATCACCCGCTCCGTTATCGGATCGCGCGATAGCGACCGCCGCACGCCCGAGTTCTCGGACACGATGGAGCATATGGTCATCAACCCGAGCTGGTACGTGCCACGGTCCATTGCGCGGGGGTACATCCCGTCGATCCTCGCGGGCGGGGCAAATCATCTTGAGCTGATGGCAAATGGCCGCCCCGTAAGCCGTGCCAACGTGGATTGGAGCCGGGTTTCGGCGGGGAACTTCCCGTTCGACCTGCGCCAGCCCCCTGGTCCGCGCAACGCCCTTGGTCTGGTGAAGTTCATGTTCCCGAACCGGTGGAACATCTATCTGCACGATAGCCCCGATCAGCATCTTATGACCCATGAGGTCCGGGCCTATTCGGCGGGCTGTGTCCGTCTGGATGACCCCTATGAGCTGGCCTACCACCTTCTTGCCGCGCAGGAAGAAGACAGCCGTACCTTCTTCGACACGATCTTGCAGTCGCGCCGTGAGACTCAGGTAAACCTTGAAACACCTATTCCGGTCCACATCGTTTACTGGACCTCTTGGGTGGATACCGAGGGCCGCCTGAACTTCCGTAACGACATCTATGGTCGGAACGCGCAATTGCGCCAGGCGATCCAGAACCTTGGGGTGGAGATCAGAGGCGTGAACAGCTAA